In the Colletotrichum higginsianum IMI 349063 chromosome 7 map unlocalized unitig_7, whole genome shotgun sequence genome, one interval contains:
- a CDS encoding Clathrin adaptor complex small chain translates to MINAFLVFNGQGQPRLTKFYTQLETSMQQRLISEIFTLVSNRPAGSCNFLPLPPLLAASGTSHSSSSEENDVPSLVTYRNYATLYFIVISTSTESPLALIDLIQVYVEALDKLFENVCELDLIFNFETLHATLGEMIVGGVVIETNLDRIVSGVRAQGTVAKRPVNEGRNVGLGGGLGMGGNFVWHGR, encoded by the exons ATGATCAACGCCTTTCTGGTCTTCAACGGCCAGGGTCAGCCCAGGCTGACCAAGTTCTACACTCAACTG GAAACCAGCATGCAACAGCGCCTGATCTCCGAGATCTTCACCCTCGTCTCCAACCGTCCGGCCGGCTCTTGCAACTTCCTCCCGCTGCCCCCGTtgctcgccgcctcgggcaCCTCgcactcgtcgtcgtcggaggAGAATGACGTGCCCTCCCTCGTCACCTACCGCAACTACGCGACCCTCtacttcatcgtcatctcgacctcgaccgagTCGCCCCTCGCGCTGATCGACCTGATCCAAGTCTACGTCGAAGCGCTCGATAAGCTCTTTGAGAACGTGTGCGAGCTGGACCTCATCTTCAACTTCGAGACGTTACACGCGACACTGGGCGAGATGATTGTGGGAGGAGTGGTGATAGAGACGAATCTGGATCGCATCGTGTCTGGGGTGAGGGCGCAAGGCACCGTAGCCAAACGACCCGTGAACGAGGGCCGCAACGTCGGGCTGGGAGGCGGACTGGGCATGGGTGGCAACTTCGTCTGGCATGGACGGTAA
- a CDS encoding Frataxin, with protein MARSNLTKLSGAAARTLRASSQARLAIPRRSALLLLAPKPAVSVVPARKLFTTSSVAARGIMPDTDDPKVKETPKDEVKMNIVELTDAEYHELSDAHLETILTQLEELADAREGIDVEYSAGVLTVTFPDAGTYVINKQPPNKQIWLSSPISGPKRYDWVIVGDSQNEKEGTAAGAWVYARDGSTLDDLFLKELDIDLSIAPSTYGEDQS; from the exons ATGGCCCGCAGCAACCTCACGAAGCTCTCTGGCGCGGCTGCCCGCACGCTCCGCGCCTCGTCGCAGGCCCGTCTGGCCATCCCACGCCGCtctgccctcctcctcctcgcccccAAGCCGGCCGTCTCTGTAGTTCCGGCCCGGAAGCTCTTcacgacgtcgtccgtcgCTGCCCGCGGCATCATGCCCGATACCGACGatcccaaggtcaaggagacgCCCAAGGACGAGGTCAAAATGAATATCGTTGAGCTCACAGATGCCGAGTACCACGAGCTCTCAGACGCTCACCTGGAGACCATCCTCACACAGCTTGAGGAGCTTGCTGATGCCCGCGAGGGAATCGATGTCGAGTATTCT GCTGGTGTTCTCACCGTCACATTTCCCGACGCCGGCACCTACGTGATCAACAAGCAACCCCCCAACAAGCAGATCTGGCTCTCGTCGCCCATCTCGGGCCCTAAGCGCTACGACTGggtcatcgtcggcgacTCGCAGAACGAAAAGGAGGGCACCGCCGCTGGCGCCTGGGTCTACGCCCGCGACGGCAgcaccctcgacgacctcttCCTGAAGGAGCTCGATATCGACCTTAGTATAGCCCCGTCGACCTACGGTGAGGATCAGTCGTAG